One genomic window of Cannabis sativa cultivar Pink pepper isolate KNU-18-1 chromosome 2, ASM2916894v1, whole genome shotgun sequence includes the following:
- the LOC133034547 gene encoding uncharacterized protein LOC133034547, whose translation MVEDFRSRGKKGFVFKINLEKAYDCVDWDFLDLVLNEKGFGEVWRKWIRGCVSSTSFSLLINGRVRGKFRGSRGKENIQISHLQFADDTLFFVKDEASLRKLVEIVEAFCGISGLKVNLNKSQLLGICLEEEVVAQNAEIIGCEVGTWPMTYLGMPLGGSPRKETFWEPVLDKCAKRLDGWKCSFLSRRGRLTLIQSVLSSLPIYYLSLFKAPKMVLKAIEKMMRDFFWEGGDLAGADHLVAWDELCKPRSEGGLAIGRLELRNKGLLMKWLWRYPLEPNSLWHKVIKSHYGKAYNFWDTKWGVQASPRGSWKDISYYYGEYNRLVKFKVGNGANIRFWEDVWIGGSSLKEQFLDVVVISKAKNAMGSSPLNQRSTGFIRPCSLARCFGQRLYGKAEDLSKVKVFGWLVSLDKLYVHDRLQKKRPFVCLSPGWCVCCKSSGEDVAHLFLRCRLACNLWTKLFNEFETQWVMSCVVSQMIVSKVGAVKEAHVY comes from the exons ATGGTAGAGGATTTTAGGAGTCGTGGCAAAAAGGGATTCGTGTTTAAGATTAACTTGGAGAAAGCATATGATTGTGTTGATTGGGATTTTCTGGATTTGGTGTTGAATGAAAAAGGTTTCGGGGAGGTATGGAGGAAGTGGATTAGAGGATGTGTTTCATCTACATCATTCTCTCTGCTCATTAACGGCAGAGTGAGAGGCAAGTTCAGAGGTTCTAGAG GCAAAGAAAACATTCAAATCAGTCATTTACAATTCGCGGATGACACCCTTTTCTTTGTCAAGGATGAGGCCTCACTACGAAAACTGGTTGAGATTGTTGAAGCTTTCTGTGGCATTTCTGGTTTGAAAGTTAACTTGAACAAGAGTCAACTGTTGGGCATATGCCTTGAAGAGGAAGTGGTGGCCCAAAACGCAGAAATAATTGGTTGTGAGGTAGGTACCTGGCCTATGACATACCTGGGAATGCCACTTGGTGGCTCCCCGAGGAAAGAGACCTTCTGGGAGCCTGTCTTGGACAAATGTGCGAAAAGATTAGATGGGTGGAAATGCTCCTTCTTGTCTAGGAGAGGTAGGCTTACTCTCATTCAGTCGGTCCTATCTTCCCTTCCTATCTACTACCTTTCTCTCTTCAAAGCCCCAAAAATGGTCCTAAAGGCAATAGAAAAAATGATGAGAGATTTCTTCTGGGAAGGTGGAGACTTAGCAGGGGCTGACCATTTAGTGGCTTGGGATGAGTTATGCAAACCAAGGAGTGAGGGTGGTTTAGCAATTGGAAGGCTAGAGCTGAGGAACAAAGGGCTGCTGATGAAATGGTTATGGAGATATCCTTTAGAACCAAACTCCCTGTGGCACAAAGTAATCAAAAGTCACTATGGTAAAGCATATAACTTCTGGGATACTAAATGGGGGGTTCAAGCATCTCCAAGAGGGTCGTGGAAAGATATTTCATATTATTATGGGGAATACAACCGATTGGTGAAGTTCAAAGTAGGAAACGGAGCAAATATACGTTTCTGGGAGGATGTATGGATTGGGGGATCCTCATTGAAGGAGCAATTCCTGGACGTTGTAGTGATCTCTAAGGCTAAGAATGCaa TGGGATCTTCTCCTCTAAATCAGCGTTCTACTGGTTTTATTCGTCCATGCAGTCTGGCGAGGTGTTTTGGACAAAGACTCTATGGAAAAGCAGAGGACCTTTCTAAAGTTAAGGTGTTCGGGTGGTTGGTGTCTCTAGATAAATTATACGTACATGACAGATTGCAAAAAAAGCGCCCATTTGTATGCTTGTCACCGGGGTGGTGTGTTTGTTGTAAGTCAAGTGGGGAAGATGTGGCACATTTGTTTTTAAGGTGTCGCCTTGCGTGTAATCTCTGGACAAAGCTGTTTAACGAATTTGAGACTCAATGGGTTATGTCTTGTGTGGTTTCTCAAATGATAGTGAGCAAGGTGGGGGCAGTAAAAGAAGCACATGTTTATTGA